Proteins encoded by one window of Methanobacterium sp. CWC-01:
- the sucD gene encoding succinate--CoA ligase subunit alpha produces the protein MIILDENTKCVVQGITGKQGSFHTQSMLDYGTNIVAGTSPGKGGQDFQGVPVYNSIEEIREEMEVNASIIFIPAAFAKDAAFEALSQLETVVVITEHIPIHDTLEIVAYARKNNKILIGPNTPGIITPGVGKLGIMPGHIFNPGDVGIVSRSGTLTYEVASQITQAGMGQSTCLGIGGDPVVGLDYSDVLQRFQDDPGTRAMVMIGEIGGNAEEKAADFIARNIDKPVVAYIAGVTAPPGKRMGHAGAIIEGESGTALSKKTALENAGVEVADRPSQISEIIKKLL, from the coding sequence GTGATAATTCTCGATGAAAATACCAAGTGTGTGGTGCAGGGCATAACCGGAAAGCAGGGCTCCTTCCACACCCAGAGCATGCTGGACTATGGCACCAACATCGTGGCCGGAACTTCCCCCGGGAAGGGTGGCCAGGACTTCCAGGGTGTGCCGGTGTACAACTCCATAGAGGAGATCAGGGAAGAAATGGAAGTCAATGCGTCCATAATATTCATCCCCGCAGCCTTCGCCAAGGACGCGGCCTTTGAAGCTTTATCACAGCTGGAAACCGTGGTGGTGATCACTGAACACATACCCATCCATGACACCCTGGAGATAGTGGCCTACGCCCGTAAAAATAATAAAATCCTGATCGGCCCTAACACTCCAGGTATTATAACCCCAGGGGTTGGTAAACTGGGAATCATGCCAGGTCACATCTTCAATCCGGGTGATGTGGGTATCGTGTCTCGCAGTGGCACCCTCACCTATGAAGTGGCCAGTCAGATCACCCAGGCCGGCATGGGCCAGAGCACCTGTCTGGGTATTGGTGGCGACCCAGTGGTTGGTCTGGACTACAGCGACGTCCTCCAGAGATTCCAGGATGACCCCGGAACCAGAGCCATGGTAATGATTGGAGAGATCGGAGGCAACGCTGAGGAGAAAGCGGCGGATTTTATCGCCCGGAACATCGATAAACCGGTGGTGGCCTACATCGCCGGAGTTACCGCTCCTCCAGGTAAGAGGATGGGACACGCCGGAGCCATAATAGAGGGGGAAAGTGGAACTGCTCTAAGTAAAAAGACCGCTCTGGAGAATGCCGGTGTGGAAGTGGCGGACCGACCCTCCCAGATATCGGAAATAATAAAAAAACTTCTATAA
- a CDS encoding S24/S26 family peptidase, whose amino-acid sequence MIYLKSRTWLIIGILVLLLLAVAAYWATSSTSVNITVETNGTDVTVKGSTSPLPLGNVPEDMISQMKDKALEDVQDETSTVESIKADMESIAQSYGYTAEVTLVSQFGEDQLPMPATVKGTSMVPTLQDGQDIIVLKTDQFQVNDLVVAVHPDYGLIVKRVAEIDGDQVYLKSDNRETEIVGTESRVVNGVEEVVTIEKTPLDAWLPKENVVGVVKVY is encoded by the coding sequence GTGATATATTTGAAATCAAGGACATGGCTCATTATAGGGATTCTGGTATTGCTATTACTGGCTGTCGCAGCCTACTGGGCCACATCCAGCACCAGTGTTAACATAACTGTAGAGACCAATGGTACCGATGTAACGGTTAAAGGATCCACCTCTCCCCTGCCCCTGGGAAATGTACCTGAGGATATGATATCCCAGATGAAAGATAAGGCCCTGGAGGATGTTCAGGATGAAACTAGCACCGTGGAGAGTATTAAAGCCGACATGGAGAGCATAGCTCAGAGTTACGGCTACACTGCCGAGGTGACACTGGTATCCCAGTTTGGAGAAGACCAGTTGCCCATGCCGGCCACGGTGAAGGGAACTTCCATGGTACCCACCCTGCAGGATGGTCAGGACATAATCGTGCTAAAAACCGACCAGTTTCAGGTTAACGACCTGGTAGTGGCTGTACATCCTGATTATGGTCTTATCGTAAAGAGGGTGGCCGAAATCGATGGCGACCAGGTTTATCTCAAGAGTGACAACCGTGAGACAGAGATTGTAGGCACCGAAAGCAGAGTTGTAAATGGAGTGGAAGAAGTGGTGACCATCGAGAAAACACCACTGGATGCCTGGCTTCCCAAAGAAAATGTGGTAGGGGTAGTGAAGGTTTACTAA
- the aroD gene encoding type I 3-dehydroquinate dehydratase, which produces MNPSKGEVKEFLQKPRYVCASIFHENGADMIKSAAAAMISGADLVEIRLDALTELDPEGVRDLLKQIPHPLIATNRMKGEGGFFQGSETERIEVLLAAAEWADYVDVELQTRDKYISEIIKASKSTIISYHNFQETPPRDELFRIARMATAEGDLAKLAVMPQKMQDTLTVLEVVCRCENTIAIAMGKLGSYTRVVAPLLGSPITYASLEGEIAPGQLDIKTTREILDVFINRR; this is translated from the coding sequence ATGAATCCAAGTAAGGGAGAAGTGAAGGAATTTTTACAAAAACCCAGATATGTATGTGCTTCCATATTCCATGAAAATGGTGCAGATATGATCAAGTCTGCTGCTGCTGCCATGATAAGTGGGGCGGATCTTGTGGAAATACGTTTAGACGCACTTACTGAACTGGATCCGGAGGGGGTTCGTGATCTCTTAAAGCAGATACCCCATCCTCTGATTGCCACCAACCGCATGAAAGGGGAAGGTGGATTCTTCCAGGGATCAGAAACTGAAAGAATAGAAGTATTACTGGCAGCGGCGGAATGGGCTGATTATGTTGATGTTGAACTCCAGACCAGGGATAAATATATATCCGAAATTATAAAAGCATCTAAATCAACCATAATATCCTACCACAATTTCCAGGAGACTCCCCCCCGGGATGAGCTTTTCAGGATTGCCAGAATGGCCACAGCCGAGGGAGACCTGGCCAAGCTGGCGGTGATGCCCCAAAAGATGCAGGACACGCTCACCGTTCTGGAAGTGGTCTGCCGATGTGAGAATACCATCGCCATTGCCATGGGAAAACTTGGAAGCTACACCCGTGTAGTAGCACCCCTTTTAGGCTCACCAATTACCTATGCATCTTTAGAGGGCGAAATAGCTCCTGGACAACTGGATATAAAAACTACCCGTGAAATCTTAGACGTATTCATAAATAGAAGGTGA
- a CDS encoding DedA family protein, which produces MFSLVEYVSNLAIYLIESLGYWGVFLGMTIESACIPLPSEVIMPFAGYVAWEGQMTLWGITLVGALGNLTGSLIAYFVGWWGGRPFLEKYGKYVLISHSKLTLAEEWFDKYGHEAVLISRVLPVIRTFISLPAGIAHMNLHKFIFYTFVGSLPWCLALGYVGFILGPNWTTIQQYWHYLDILVVVGAVAFLAYVIYHYRGKSHLE; this is translated from the coding sequence ATGTTCAGTTTAGTTGAATATGTAAGTAACCTGGCCATCTATCTCATCGAATCCCTGGGTTATTGGGGTGTTTTCCTGGGTATGACCATCGAAAGCGCCTGCATACCACTTCCCAGTGAAGTTATAATGCCCTTTGCAGGATACGTAGCCTGGGAGGGACAGATGACCCTGTGGGGCATCACCCTGGTGGGGGCTCTTGGTAACCTGACTGGCTCCCTCATTGCCTACTTCGTGGGCTGGTGGGGTGGAAGACCCTTTCTGGAAAAGTACGGGAAATATGTGCTAATCAGCCACAGTAAACTAACCCTGGCTGAGGAATGGTTCGACAAGTACGGGCACGAAGCAGTGCTAATCAGCCGAGTGCTGCCTGTTATTCGTACCTTCATCTCCCTGCCAGCAGGAATCGCCCATATGAACCTGCACAAGTTCATTTTCTACACCTTTGTAGGTTCCCTACCCTGGTGTCTGGCTTTGGGCTATGTCGGGTTCATTCTAGGCCCTAACTGGACCACCATACAGCAGTACTGGCACTACCTGGATATACTGGTGGTGGTGGGGGCGGTAGCCTTCCTGGCCTATGTTATCTATCACTATCGGGGCAAGAGTCACCTGGAATAA
- a CDS encoding zinc metalloprotease HtpX: MRKFMLTLRLWLATIILFGILYAIIGIISTYFGLSSPLFFAILAVVVVLGQYLLGPKMVEAVMHVHYVSPEEAPQLHAMVEELAMNANIPQPKVGIAEVNLPNAFAFGRSKRDGRVCVTRGILNLLDEEELKAVLGHEISHIRHQDMAVMTLISVVPLICYYIFISTLFSDGDSDSGAGIIGLVALAGYILGNLLVLFISRVREYYADEGSVEIGAKPHKLASALYKLVYGTATIDKDQIKQVEGVKAFFVNDISDARNEISNLQQLDHNLDGVISQEELTQLRDTPIRIGTGSKIMEVLSTHPNMVKRIKRLSEMG; this comes from the coding sequence ATGAGAAAGTTCATGCTTACTTTAAGGTTATGGTTAGCAACCATAATCCTATTCGGTATCTTATATGCCATAATAGGCATAATCAGTACCTACTTCGGCCTTTCCAGCCCCCTATTCTTCGCCATCCTGGCCGTGGTGGTGGTCCTGGGCCAGTACCTGTTGGGACCCAAGATGGTAGAGGCGGTAATGCACGTACACTATGTATCCCCTGAGGAAGCCCCTCAACTTCACGCCATGGTGGAGGAGCTGGCCATGAATGCCAACATTCCCCAACCCAAAGTGGGTATCGCGGAAGTGAACCTTCCCAACGCCTTTGCCTTCGGTAGAAGCAAAAGAGACGGCAGGGTCTGTGTAACCCGGGGCATTTTAAACCTCCTTGATGAGGAGGAACTTAAAGCCGTCCTGGGACACGAGATCAGCCACATCCGCCATCAGGATATGGCGGTGATGACCCTCATCAGCGTGGTGCCCCTGATCTGTTACTACATATTCATCAGCACCCTCTTCAGTGACGGCGATAGTGACAGTGGCGCCGGCATAATTGGATTGGTGGCCCTGGCCGGGTACATCCTAGGTAACCTCCTGGTACTGTTCATATCCCGGGTCCGGGAATACTACGCCGACGAAGGAAGCGTGGAAATCGGCGCAAAACCTCACAAACTTGCCAGTGCACTCTATAAACTGGTATACGGAACCGCCACTATTGATAAGGACCAGATAAAACAGGTGGAAGGGGTTAAGGCCTTCTTCGTCAACGACATCTCCGATGCCCGTAACGAGATATCCAACCTGCAACAACTGGACCACAACCTGGACGGGGTTATCAGCCAGGAGGAACTAACTCAACTACGAGACACTCCCATCCGGATTGGCACCGGCAGTAAGATCATGGAGGTGCTGTCCACCCATCCCAACATGGTGAAACGAATCAAAAGGCTATCTGAAATGGGATAG
- the hmgA gene encoding hydroxymethylglutaryl-CoA reductase (NADPH) codes for MPEKDHIVNKLLKGEIKLHQVENHAESAEEATLIRLLFAQKISGAKMEHLSRYSMDMGEALKRNIENPIGAIQIPVGIAGPLTVKGEHAQGDFYVPLATSEGALVASVNRGCSVIKASGGVKVGIVADKMTRAPVIKASGLQEALKVRTWIEDNFEDLKEVAESTTHHGKLVKIDPVVVVGRYLYPRFVYTTGDSMGMNMVTMATEAALEVLSQKTGAHVVALAGNLCVDKKPSAINLIEGRGKSLVAEVLVPREVVEKKLHTTVEAIVEVNIAKNLVGSAISGSMGFNAHYANMIGAIFLATGQDEAHIVEGSLGITVAQEDEGDLYFSVTLPDVPLATFGGGTRLETARECLEIMDAYGSGKVGKFAEIVAGTVLAGELSLLGALGAGHLARAHRELGRG; via the coding sequence ATGCCTGAAAAAGATCATATCGTGAATAAACTCTTAAAAGGAGAGATCAAACTCCACCAGGTGGAAAACCACGCCGAGAGCGCGGAGGAAGCCACCCTGATACGCCTCTTATTTGCCCAGAAGATATCCGGGGCAAAAATGGAACATCTATCTCGTTACTCCATGGATATGGGGGAAGCCCTAAAACGCAACATCGAAAATCCCATTGGAGCTATCCAGATACCGGTAGGGATCGCTGGGCCCCTTACAGTTAAGGGAGAACATGCTCAGGGAGACTTTTACGTGCCATTGGCCACTTCGGAAGGAGCTCTGGTAGCATCAGTGAATCGGGGTTGTTCAGTTATCAAGGCCTCCGGAGGAGTTAAGGTAGGTATCGTGGCCGATAAGATGACCCGAGCTCCAGTGATAAAGGCATCAGGTCTGCAGGAAGCCCTGAAAGTCAGAACCTGGATTGAAGATAATTTTGAAGATTTAAAAGAAGTAGCAGAAAGCACCACCCATCACGGTAAACTGGTTAAGATCGATCCAGTGGTGGTGGTGGGTCGCTACCTGTATCCCCGTTTCGTTTACACCACCGGGGACAGTATGGGTATGAACATGGTAACCATGGCCACCGAAGCTGCCCTGGAAGTTCTAAGCCAAAAAACAGGAGCCCATGTGGTGGCCCTCGCGGGTAACCTCTGCGTGGATAAAAAACCATCCGCTATTAACCTCATCGAGGGACGGGGTAAGAGTCTGGTGGCCGAGGTCCTGGTCCCCCGGGAGGTGGTGGAGAAGAAACTGCACACCACCGTGGAGGCCATAGTGGAGGTTAACATCGCCAAAAATCTTGTTGGATCTGCTATATCAGGTAGTATGGGCTTTAACGCCCACTATGCCAATATGATCGGGGCTATATTCCTGGCCACCGGCCAGGACGAGGCCCACATAGTGGAGGGTAGTCTGGGGATAACCGTGGCCCAGGAAGATGAGGGGGATCTGTACTTCTCGGTGACCCTGCCCGATGTGCCCCTGGCCACCTTCGGAGGGGGAACCCGTCTGGAGACCGCCCGAGAGTGTCTGGAAATCATGGACGCCTATGGTTCGGGTAAGGTAGGAAAATTCGCAGAGATAGTAGCAGGAACCGTTCTGGCCGGGGAGCTTTCACTCTTAGGAGCCCTGGGAGCAGGTCACCTGGCCCGTGCCCACCGAGAACTAGGCAGAGGATAA